A stretch of the Actinomycetota bacterium genome encodes the following:
- the dnaN gene encoding DNA polymerase III subunit beta, giving the protein MFITCEQKELLEEIQVVQKAASIRSTLPILSGILFSASAGRLHLTTTNLELSIHSSLPAEVKEEGSLVVQARLIGEIIKNLSDLKIEMFLDSSTNQLKLTNSKSVFNIKILSPEDFPKFPTAELDNQFTIKSEDLSNAIRQAIKAASIDETRPILTGVLIVVNKNRLKMVATDSYRLAIKEIPIINKEDVKIKAIIPSRTLGELLKIVSDGRSEVVVGEMGNQLAFKIKNTTLITRLIEGQYPNYQQILPEKYEMNFVVDRENLLGAVKRISLFTQSNSLIKMAARDGSLELSASAAELGEAKEAVDYRGTGDGLTVAFNSQYLIDGLSSIQGEEVSFDMIDNMKPTSITGDKKDDFLHLLMPVRTG; this is encoded by the coding sequence ATGTTTATCACTTGTGAGCAGAAAGAGTTATTGGAAGAGATTCAAGTAGTTCAAAAGGCCGCATCCATCCGGAGCACCCTCCCCATCTTAAGCGGCATACTTTTTAGCGCTTCGGCCGGCAGGCTACATCTTACCACCACCAACTTGGAATTATCTATACATTCCAGCCTGCCGGCCGAAGTCAAAGAAGAGGGATCTTTAGTCGTTCAGGCTCGCCTAATTGGAGAGATCATTAAAAACCTTTCTGATTTAAAAATAGAAATGTTTTTAGATTCCTCCACAAACCAACTAAAATTAACCAATTCCAAGTCGGTCTTCAATATAAAAATCCTTTCGCCAGAGGACTTTCCAAAGTTTCCCACGGCCGAGTTGGACAATCAGTTCACCATCAAGTCGGAAGACCTCTCTAACGCTATAAGACAGGCCATAAAAGCCGCCTCTATTGATGAGACTCGGCCCATCTTGACCGGCGTCCTTATTGTAGTAAATAAAAATAGGTTAAAGATGGTTGCCACCGACAGCTATCGTTTAGCCATAAAAGAGATCCCAATAATCAACAAAGAAGACGTCAAGATAAAGGCCATCATTCCCTCAAGAACGCTCGGGGAGCTTCTTAAGATTGTCTCTGATGGACGGAGCGAAGTAGTGGTGGGAGAGATGGGAAATCAACTCGCCTTTAAGATTAAAAATACCACCCTGATAACTCGGCTAATAGAGGGGCAGTATCCAAACTATCAACAGATCCTCCCAGAAAAGTATGAGATGAATTTTGTGGTGGATCGAGAAAATCTTCTTGGCGCCGTAAAGAGGATATCCTTATTTACCCAAAGCAACTCTTTAATAAAAATGGCGGCAAGAGATGGCTCTCTTGAGCTCAGCGCCTCTGCTGCTGAACTTGGTGAGGCCAAAGAGGCAGTAGATTATAGGGGGACGGGAGACGGATTGACAGTGGCCTTTAATAGTCAATATCTGATCGACGGCCTTAGTAGTATTCAGGGAGAGGAGGTATCCTTTGATATGATAGACAACATGAAACCGACCTCAATCACAGGAGACAAGAAGGATGACTTCCTCCACCTCTTAATGCCGGTTAGAACCGGATGA
- a CDS encoding AAA family ATPase — MHLFRAELLSFRGHKEASFEPIPGINVIIGDNGCGKSNPLEGIFVLMRGRSFGTSQDDALIQLGERASVIRGRFKGEKRDSKIEMGINADAGKEIRLNGLRLEKLKDLKSSFGIVTLSPEDLKLVKGGPEEKRALMDEAGGPLAQNMTMRG, encoded by the coding sequence TTGCATCTTTTTAGAGCAGAGCTCCTCAGCTTTAGAGGTCACAAAGAGGCTTCATTCGAGCCCATCCCTGGCATAAATGTGATAATCGGTGATAATGGCTGCGGCAAAAGCAACCCGCTAGAGGGAATCTTCGTCCTTATGAGAGGGAGGTCCTTTGGGACGAGCCAAGACGATGCTTTGATTCAACTCGGAGAGAGGGCGTCGGTAATTAGGGGGAGGTTTAAGGGAGAGAAGAGAGACTCTAAAATCGAAATGGGCATAAATGCTGACGCCGGAAAAGAGATTAGACTGAACGGCTTAAGGCTGGAGAAATTAAAAGATCTTAAGAGTTCTTTTGGAATAGTCACCCTCTCTCCTGAGGATCTTAAGCTCGTCAAAGGTGGCCCCGAAGAGAAGAGGGCGCTCATGGATGAGGCTGGGGGGCCCTTGGCCCAAAATATGACCATGCGAGGATGA
- a CDS encoding DUF721 domain-containing protein has protein sequence MLRDIKDVLRDLISDLNMGKLMEEARIVRGWRDIVGEHVAENSSPISLVRGTLLIGAYNSAWSNQLSMMRTGLVEEINSHLGREVVKEIRFKLIEKAKEESDEAAPEERTSLFGEGEKKKILGDLLLNVEDAEVRESLKRAIFLDDQK, from the coding sequence TTGTTGAGGGACATCAAGGATGTTTTACGAGACCTAATATCCGACCTCAACATGGGCAAGCTGATGGAGGAGGCCAGGATCGTAAGGGGCTGGAGAGATATAGTCGGCGAGCACGTCGCCGAGAATAGCTCCCCAATCTCGCTTGTGCGCGGCACCCTCTTGATAGGAGCCTACAATTCAGCCTGGTCGAATCAGCTCAGCATGATGAGGACAGGCCTCGTGGAGGAGATAAACAGCCACCTTGGCAGAGAGGTCGTAAAAGAGATAAGGTTCAAGCTGATCGAAAAGGCGAAGGAGGAGAGCGATGAGGCCGCCCCCGAAGAACGCACGAGTCTTTTTGGCGAGGGAGAGAAAAAGAAGATTCTTGGCGATCTCTTGTTAAATGTCGAGGATGCTGAGGTGAGAGAGAGCCTAAAAAGGGCCATTTTCCTAGATGATCAAAAATGA
- the gyrB gene encoding DNA topoisomerase (ATP-hydrolyzing) subunit B codes for MSSAEYSAKDITVLEGLEAVRKRPSMYIGSTGPKGLHHLVYEVVDNSIDEALAGFCTAIEIYVHGDNSVTVIDNGRGIPVENMAGYNRPALEIVLTKLHAGGKFGGSGYRVSGGLHGVGISVVNALSKSLMAEVCRSGKVFRQGYERGIPTGEMVEMGSCKKSGTKITFLPDKEIFDDIIFDLDILLQRFKETAFLNKDLKIKVVDERPSEPIEVAYQYWGGIIDFVGHLNGNKEIVHKKVIYIEAEEGGNFMEVAAQYNTGYSEGIFTFANNINTHEGGTHLSGLRAALTRTLNDYARAKGFLKEKDENLTGEDIREGLTLVLSVKLFEPQFEGQTKTKLGNSEIRGFVDGAVSAGLSEFLGENPKEAKAIVSKAVSASLARQAARKAREITRRKGLLENTSLPGKLADCSSKDPAASEIFLVEGDSAGGSAKQARNREFQAILPLKGKILNVEKSRINKILGSEEIRVIISALGTGIGEEFDLDGARYHKVIIMTDADVDGAHIRTLILTFFYRYMQPMIEAGYVYIAQPPLYKASKQKKATYAYGDKELEEVLLEMGKEGTTIQRYKGLGEMNPDQLWETTMDPEERTLLRVTQDDAVAADEIFTILMGDQVEPRRQFIEKHAKSVRFLDI; via the coding sequence TTGAGCTCTGCGGAGTATAGCGCAAAAGATATAACCGTTTTAGAGGGCCTTGAAGCGGTCAGAAAGAGACCGAGCATGTATATCGGAAGCACCGGCCCCAAAGGCCTCCACCACCTCGTTTACGAGGTGGTGGACAACAGCATCGACGAGGCCCTGGCCGGCTTCTGCACCGCCATCGAGATCTATGTTCACGGAGACAACTCGGTAACCGTTATCGATAACGGAAGGGGAATCCCGGTCGAAAATATGGCCGGCTACAATCGGCCGGCCCTCGAAATCGTTTTGACCAAGCTCCATGCTGGCGGCAAGTTCGGTGGGAGCGGCTATAGGGTTTCGGGCGGCCTTCACGGCGTCGGCATATCGGTGGTGAACGCCCTTTCAAAATCGCTCATGGCCGAAGTCTGCCGAAGCGGCAAGGTCTTTAGACAGGGCTACGAGCGAGGCATTCCCACGGGCGAAATGGTTGAAATGGGCTCATGCAAAAAGAGCGGGACCAAAATAACCTTTCTGCCCGACAAAGAGATCTTCGACGACATCATCTTCGATCTCGACATCCTCTTGCAGAGGTTCAAGGAGACGGCCTTCTTAAACAAGGACCTCAAGATCAAGGTGGTCGATGAGCGGCCAAGCGAACCCATCGAGGTCGCTTACCAATATTGGGGAGGGATCATCGACTTCGTCGGCCATCTGAATGGAAACAAAGAAATTGTCCACAAAAAGGTCATCTATATCGAGGCCGAGGAGGGCGGCAACTTCATGGAGGTGGCCGCCCAATACAATACCGGCTACTCCGAAGGCATCTTCACCTTCGCCAACAACATCAATACCCACGAGGGCGGAACCCATTTGAGCGGCCTTCGGGCTGCCCTGACCAGAACCCTAAACGACTATGCTAGGGCCAAGGGTTTTTTAAAGGAGAAGGACGAGAACCTGACGGGCGAGGACATCAGAGAGGGCCTCACCCTGGTCCTTAGCGTGAAGCTCTTCGAGCCCCAGTTCGAAGGACAGACCAAGACCAAGCTTGGCAACAGCGAGATAAGGGGCTTTGTCGACGGCGCGGTCTCGGCGGGGCTTTCCGAATTTTTGGGGGAGAACCCGAAGGAAGCAAAGGCGATAGTCTCCAAGGCGGTCTCGGCCTCGCTGGCCAGACAAGCCGCAAGGAAGGCCAGGGAGATCACCAGAAGGAAGGGACTGCTCGAAAATACCTCGCTTCCGGGAAAGCTTGCCGATTGCTCCAGCAAGGACCCGGCCGCCTCCGAGATCTTTTTGGTCGAGGGCGATTCGGCCGGCGGCTCGGCCAAACAGGCCAGAAACAGGGAATTCCAGGCCATCCTTCCCTTAAAGGGCAAGATATTAAACGTGGAAAAATCGAGGATCAACAAGATACTCGGCAGCGAGGAGATCAGAGTCATCATTTCGGCCCTCGGCACCGGCATCGGCGAAGAGTTTGACCTGGACGGGGCCCGCTACCACAAGGTGATAATCATGACCGACGCCGACGTCGACGGCGCCCACATCCGCACCTTGATCCTAACCTTCTTCTACCGCTACATGCAGCCGATGATCGAGGCTGGCTATGTCTATATCGCCCAGCCCCCGCTATACAAAGCGAGCAAACAGAAGAAGGCGACCTATGCCTATGGCGACAAAGAGCTGGAGGAGGTCTTGCTCGAAATGGGCAAGGAGGGGACGACCATCCAACGCTACAAGGGTCTTGGAGAGATGAATCCCGACCAGCTCTGGGAGACGACGATGGATCCGGAAGAGAGGACGCTCCTTCGGGTTACCCAAGACGACGCTGTTGCGGCCGACGAGATTTTCACCATCCTCATGGGAGACCAGGTCGAGCCGCGCAGACAGTTCATAGAGAAACACGCCAAAAGCGTTCGCTTCCTGGATATATAG
- the gyrA gene encoding DNA gyrase subunit A: protein MSSRAQLFGNKTEPVYIEEEMKRSYIDYAMSVIAGRALPDVRDGLKPVHRRILYGMYDLGMVPGKPYMKCARIVGEVLGKYHPHGDSAVYDALVRMAQDFSLRYQLIDGHGNFGSVDGDSPAAMRYTEARLSKPAMEMLKDINKETVDFAPNFDETLSEPTVLPSRLPNLLINGSSGIAVGMATNIPPHNMAEVIDAVVMLIDKPEAGIEDLMTQIKGPDFPTGGLIVGTAGTKEAYRTGRGNVIMKSKTHIEETKSGKHRIIVTEIPFQVNKARLTEKIAELAREKKITEISDLRDESDRSGMRLVIELKREAVPKVALNKLFKYTQLKTTFNIITLALVDTAPKVLNLLEALKYYLDHQREIIVRRTRFDLAKAEARAHILEGLLVALNNLDEMIKLIKSSKTVDIARSSIMERFSLSETQAQAILDMRLQKLTGLEREKIETEHKELLEAIAELKAILADEKRVYAIIKREILEIKTNYLDERRTKIVPAEDDLEEEDLIAEEQMIVSITNSGYVKRLPVETYRQQQRGGRGVIGMNLKDGDVVEHMFVSSTHDYVLFFSNEGKVYRVKVHELPLGSRTSKGQAIVNILPFGPGEKIAAVIAAKGFEQSKYIIMATKLGLVKKTELKEYDTARRGGIIGLNLKENDELIGVKLVDKDDRIILVSELGQSICFDESDVRPMGRAASGVKGITLNLADVVLAMDVVRNLGELFVVTNNGYGKRTPITKYPAQARGGKGVRTIKKFESGERLAGAKVVSDEHEIMLISAEGLVIRTAAKGISRMGRSTRGVRVINLKENDVVSTVAKVASARASEENGDGV, encoded by the coding sequence ATGTCATCACGAGCGCAGCTTTTTGGAAACAAAACAGAACCGGTCTACATCGAAGAGGAGATGAAGCGCTCATACATCGATTACGCCATGAGCGTGATCGCCGGGCGTGCCCTGCCCGATGTGAGAGACGGCCTTAAGCCGGTCCACCGCCGCATCCTCTACGGCATGTACGATCTTGGCATGGTTCCGGGCAAGCCCTATATGAAGTGCGCCCGCATCGTAGGAGAGGTTTTGGGAAAGTATCACCCCCACGGCGACAGCGCCGTCTATGACGCTCTGGTTAGGATGGCCCAAGACTTCTCCTTGAGATATCAGCTCATCGATGGCCACGGAAACTTCGGCTCGGTCGACGGCGACAGCCCGGCCGCCATGCGCTATACCGAGGCTCGCCTCTCCAAGCCGGCCATGGAAATGCTGAAAGACATCAACAAAGAGACGGTCGATTTCGCCCCCAACTTCGATGAGACCCTGAGCGAACCGACGGTTCTGCCCTCGAGGCTTCCCAACCTCCTTATCAACGGCTCCTCGGGGATAGCCGTCGGCATGGCGACCAACATTCCGCCTCACAACATGGCCGAGGTCATCGATGCCGTCGTCATGCTGATCGATAAACCAGAGGCCGGCATAGAGGATCTGATGACTCAGATTAAGGGACCAGACTTTCCTACCGGGGGACTCATCGTCGGCACGGCCGGCACAAAAGAGGCCTATCGGACCGGGCGCGGCAACGTGATTATGAAATCCAAAACCCACATCGAAGAGACGAAATCGGGAAAGCACAGGATCATCGTGACCGAGATCCCGTTTCAGGTCAACAAGGCGCGTCTGACCGAGAAGATTGCCGAGCTCGCCAGGGAGAAAAAGATAACCGAGATAAGCGACCTGCGCGACGAGTCCGACAGGAGCGGCATGCGTCTGGTCATCGAGCTGAAGAGGGAGGCCGTTCCCAAGGTCGCCTTAAACAAGCTATTCAAATATACCCAACTCAAAACGACCTTCAATATCATAACGCTGGCCCTGGTCGACACGGCTCCCAAGGTCCTCAACTTGCTCGAGGCCCTGAAGTACTACCTCGACCACCAGAGAGAGATCATCGTTAGAAGGACGAGGTTTGATCTGGCCAAGGCTGAAGCCAGAGCCCACATTTTGGAAGGGCTTTTGGTTGCCCTGAACAATTTGGACGAAATGATAAAGCTTATCAAGTCGTCAAAGACGGTCGATATCGCCCGCTCAAGCATCATGGAGCGCTTCTCTTTGAGCGAGACTCAGGCCCAGGCCATTTTGGATATGCGCCTACAGAAGCTGACCGGCCTTGAGCGCGAGAAGATAGAGACCGAACACAAAGAACTCCTTGAGGCGATCGCCGAGCTCAAAGCCATCTTGGCCGACGAGAAGAGAGTCTACGCCATCATCAAGAGGGAAATCCTTGAGATCAAGACGAACTATCTCGACGAGAGGCGCACCAAGATAGTTCCGGCCGAGGATGACTTGGAGGAGGAGGACCTCATTGCCGAAGAGCAGATGATCGTCTCGATAACCAATTCGGGCTACGTCAAGCGCTTGCCCGTCGAGACCTACCGCCAGCAGCAACGGGGCGGCCGCGGGGTCATCGGCATGAATCTCAAGGACGGGGACGTGGTCGAGCACATGTTCGTCTCCTCAACCCACGATTACGTCCTCTTCTTCTCCAACGAGGGCAAGGTCTACCGGGTCAAGGTTCACGAGCTCCCCTTGGGCAGCCGCACATCCAAGGGGCAGGCCATCGTCAACATCCTTCCCTTTGGGCCGGGCGAAAAGATAGCGGCCGTCATCGCGGCCAAGGGTTTTGAGCAGAGCAAATATATCATAATGGCGACCAAGCTCGGTCTGGTCAAAAAGACCGAGCTCAAAGAGTACGACACCGCAAGGCGTGGCGGGATAATTGGTTTGAACCTGAAAGAAAATGACGAGTTAATAGGGGTCAAGCTGGTAGATAAGGATGACAGAATAATCCTCGTCTCCGAGCTGGGTCAATCGATTTGTTTCGACGAGAGCGACGTTCGTCCGATGGGCCGGGCCGCCTCGGGGGTCAAGGGGATCACCCTAAATCTGGCCGACGTGGTCCTTGCGATGGACGTCGTAAGAAACCTCGGCGAGCTCTTCGTCGTCACCAATAACGGTTATGGCAAGCGGACACCGATCACCAAATACCCGGCCCAGGCTCGGGGCGGAAAGGGCGTTCGCACGATCAAAAAGTTTGAGAGCGGGGAAAGGCTGGCCGGGGCCAAGGTGGTAAGCGATGAGCACGAGATCATGCTCATCTCGGCCGAAGGCTTGGTGATCAGGACGGCGGCCAAAGGGATAAGCCGGATGGGCCGGAGCACCCGCGGGGTTAGGGTCATCAACCTTAAAGAGAACGATGTGGTGAGCACGGTCGCCAAAGTGGCCAGCGCCAGGGCCTCAGAGGAAAACGGGGATGGAGTCTGA
- a CDS encoding archease: MESEKKESRPRPFEVIEHTADVGIIGYGGDLKEVFENTAIGMFSLITELNAVSKDLEIQVEVEAEDVEGLMVAWLNELIYLFETKGVLFKEFDILELSEEGLRAVARGEELNPIKHEIKTEIKAATYHMLKVESEKERLKSRVIFDV; encoded by the coding sequence ATGGAGTCTGAAAAAAAGGAGAGCCGCCCCAGGCCCTTTGAGGTTATAGAACATACGGCTGATGTCGGGATAATCGGCTACGGCGGGGACCTAAAAGAGGTTTTTGAAAACACCGCCATCGGCATGTTCAGTCTAATTACAGAACTTAACGCCGTTTCAAAAGATCTTGAGATTCAAGTGGAGGTCGAAGCGGAAGATGTTGAGGGACTGATGGTGGCCTGGCTTAACGAATTGATCTATCTCTTCGAGACCAAGGGGGTTCTATTTAAAGAGTTCGACATCCTGGAGCTCAGCGAAGAGGGGCTAAGGGCCGTGGCCCGCGGCGAGGAGTTAAATCCTATCAAACATGAGATCAAAACGGAGATAAAAGCAGCCACCTATCATATGCTCAAAGTGGAGAGCGAAAAAGAACGCTTAAAGAGCCGAGTCATATTTGACGTTTAG
- a CDS encoding RtcB family protein, with translation MLVDGIIFSDESLFATDESSKALEQVANVATLPGIVKASFAMPDIHWGYGFPIGGVAAVREEDGFISPGGVGFDISCGVRLLKTSMIASEIEPDLKSLMHELSRNIPKGLGRKGKISLNQSELEEVLDKGIEWARKRGFASKDETNRIEESGRLAGADPGAVSKRAFDRGASQLGTLGSGNHFLEVQEVTEIFDSASAKAFGIFKGQLMVMIHSGSRGLGHQVCTDYVKVMDGVVKRMGLTLPDRQLASAPIASPEGRNYYGAMAAAANYAMVNRGLLAFWAKESFESTFSATAKEMGIELLYDVSHNLAKFEEHVVDGKQMKLCVHRKGATRAFGPSLLPKDSPYKEIGQPVMIPGDMGRASYVLLGTEESEERAFSSTCHGAGRVMSRTQAKKSIGLDQLRKDLEERGVIVLAGQKSTLAEEAPGAYKDVDRVTLVCEGAGLSRRVAKLRPLGVIKG, from the coding sequence ATGTTGGTCGACGGGATAATATTCTCCGACGAAAGCCTTTTTGCAACGGACGAATCGTCTAAGGCGCTGGAGCAGGTGGCTAACGTCGCCACCCTTCCCGGAATAGTCAAAGCTTCCTTTGCTATGCCCGATATCCATTGGGGATATGGCTTTCCCATTGGCGGGGTGGCCGCTGTGCGAGAAGAGGACGGCTTCATTTCGCCAGGCGGGGTTGGCTTCGACATCAGCTGCGGGGTCAGGCTCCTGAAGACGTCCATGATTGCAAGCGAGATAGAGCCCGATCTAAAATCCCTTATGCACGAGCTCTCCCGAAACATCCCCAAAGGGCTTGGGCGCAAAGGAAAGATCTCGCTTAACCAGAGCGAGCTCGAAGAGGTGCTGGACAAGGGGATCGAATGGGCTCGAAAGCGGGGATTTGCCAGTAAAGACGAGACGAATCGCATCGAGGAGAGCGGGCGGCTGGCCGGTGCAGATCCTGGCGCGGTCAGCAAGAGGGCCTTCGATCGAGGCGCTAGTCAGTTAGGCACGCTCGGCTCGGGCAACCACTTTTTAGAGGTGCAGGAGGTGACCGAGATTTTTGATTCGGCCAGCGCCAAGGCTTTTGGAATATTTAAAGGTCAGCTTATGGTCATGATCCACTCCGGCTCAAGGGGCCTTGGTCATCAGGTCTGCACCGACTACGTCAAGGTGATGGACGGGGTGGTCAAAAGAATGGGCCTTACCCTGCCAGACCGCCAGCTCGCCTCCGCCCCCATCGCTTCACCTGAGGGACGCAATTACTATGGAGCAATGGCGGCTGCGGCCAATTATGCCATGGTCAACAGGGGGCTTCTGGCCTTCTGGGCCAAAGAGTCCTTCGAGAGCACCTTCTCGGCGACCGCCAAAGAGATGGGCATCGAGCTTCTCTACGACGTCTCTCACAATTTGGCCAAATTCGAAGAGCATGTGGTGGACGGCAAGCAGATGAAGCTATGTGTTCACCGAAAGGGGGCCACCAGGGCCTTTGGGCCCAGCCTCTTGCCCAAAGATTCTCCCTATAAAGAGATCGGTCAGCCGGTCATGATCCCTGGGGACATGGGGCGAGCCTCCTACGTATTGCTTGGGACGGAGGAGTCAGAAGAGAGGGCCTTCAGTTCGACCTGTCACGGGGCGGGGCGCGTCATGAGCCGCACCCAGGCCAAGAAGAGCATCGGGCTGGACCAGTTGAGAAAGGACCTCGAAGAGAGGGGAGTCATCGTCTTGGCCGGGCAGAAATCAACCCTGGCCGAAGAGGCTCCGGGCGCCTATAAAGACGTCGATAGGGTGACTCTGGTTTGTGAAGGTGCCGGCCTCTCTAGGCGAGTGGCCAAGCTGCGGCCACTTGGCGTGATAAAGGGCTAG
- a CDS encoding penicillin-binding transpeptidase domain-containing protein, giving the protein MNRRLRLMGLFFSLSFILIILNLSYLQAFAAKRILSSPANRRALAEEAQVERGRILSADGAVFAESVASNGSFKRLYPLGETASSVIGFNSIKYGRSGIELAFNDYLLARSGDDTAQEFFDRLAGNDPPGNDVVLSIRLPVQKVAEAALEGKVGAILAIDPRTGEILAMATSPTFDPMLLDDSWSTLIDDPSSPLLNRATQGLYPPGSSFKMLSTAAVLDSGKATLGSVYPAPGELKVGGNIVSNYDKKDYSTLSLKSAFALSANTVFAQVGLDLGAKGLVDYAERFGFNEKIDFELAVKESRIPKAAEMDEVELAWSAVGQAELLVSPLQMALCASAIANDGRMMKPFLVKEILRPSGESIFKAEPKELGRPIGPMAAAAVSEMMVEVVKSGTAAAARVGGVLVAGKTGTAELAKGEPHGWFVGFAPADRPRVAVAVLVENGGQGGRVSAPLAKLVLKEALKESE; this is encoded by the coding sequence ATGAATAGGCGACTTAGGCTGATGGGGCTCTTTTTCTCCCTCTCCTTCATCCTTATAATCTTGAATCTCTCATATCTTCAGGCCTTTGCAGCCAAAAGAATATTGTCCAGTCCCGCCAACCGGCGGGCTCTAGCCGAAGAGGCTCAGGTCGAGCGGGGCCGGATACTCTCGGCCGACGGGGCCGTCTTTGCCGAGAGTGTCGCCTCTAACGGGTCTTTCAAGAGGCTATATCCTCTTGGCGAGACGGCCTCCAGCGTCATCGGCTTCAACAGCATCAAGTATGGCCGCTCCGGCATCGAGCTCGCCTTTAACGACTATCTGCTGGCAAGATCGGGCGATGATACGGCCCAAGAATTCTTCGATCGGCTGGCCGGAAACGACCCGCCCGGAAACGATGTCGTCCTCTCGATCCGGCTTCCCGTCCAGAAGGTCGCAGAGGCGGCTCTAGAGGGCAAGGTGGGAGCGATTCTTGCCATAGACCCAAGGACGGGCGAGATCCTGGCCATGGCCACCAGCCCGACCTTCGATCCGATGCTGCTTGACGATAGCTGGTCTACCTTGATAGATGACCCCTCTTCACCTCTTCTAAATCGAGCCACCCAGGGTCTCTACCCTCCCGGCTCTTCCTTTAAGATGCTGAGCACGGCGGCGGTTCTGGATTCCGGCAAGGCCACCTTGGGCTCAGTCTATCCGGCCCCCGGCGAACTTAAGGTTGGGGGAAACATCGTTTCAAATTATGATAAGAAGGACTACTCCACGCTCTCCCTAAAAAGCGCCTTTGCCCTCTCTGCCAACACCGTCTTTGCTCAGGTCGGTCTCGACTTGGGAGCCAAGGGCTTAGTCGACTACGCGGAGCGGTTCGGCTTCAATGAGAAGATCGATTTCGAGCTGGCCGTCAAGGAGAGTCGAATTCCAAAGGCAGCCGAGATGGACGAGGTCGAGCTGGCTTGGAGCGCCGTCGGCCAGGCAGAGCTGCTTGTCAGCCCGCTTCAGATGGCCCTCTGCGCCTCAGCGATCGCGAACGACGGCCGCATGATGAAGCCCTTTCTCGTCAAGGAGATATTGAGGCCGAGCGGGGAATCGATCTTTAAGGCCGAGCCAAAAGAACTTGGCCGGCCAATAGGGCCTATGGCGGCCGCGGCCGTCTCCGAGATGATGGTCGAGGTAGTTAAGAGCGGAACGGCCGCGGCCGCCAGAGTGGGCGGAGTCCTGGTGGCCGGAAAGACGGGAACGGCCGAGCTCGCCAAGGGCGAGCCTCACGGCTGGTTCGTGGGCTTTGCCCCAGCCGACCGCCCAAGGGTTGCGGTCGCCGTTTTGGTAGAGAATGGGGGCCAAGGTGGCAGGGTTTCGGCTCCCTTGGCAAAGCTCGTGCTAAAAGAGGCCCTTAAAGAGAGCGAATGA